One Streptomyces sp. NBC_01237 genomic region harbors:
- a CDS encoding DUF397 domain-containing protein produces the protein MGTQAEKDELYALDISGVEWLSAPGTEEAEERVEIAHLPGGAVAMRSSLDPETVLRYTEAEWTAFVLGARDGEFDLK, from the coding sequence ATGGGCACGCAAGCGGAGAAGGACGAGCTGTACGCGCTCGACATCTCGGGGGTGGAGTGGCTCAGTGCCCCCGGTACGGAGGAGGCGGAGGAGCGCGTCGAGATCGCGCATCTGCCGGGCGGGGCCGTGGCGATGCGGTCCTCGCTGGATCCGGAGACCGTGCTGCGGTACACGGAGGCCGAGTGGACCGCGTTCGTGCTGGGCGCCCGTGACGGCGAGTTCGACCTGAAGTAG
- the eccCa gene encoding type VII secretion protein EccCa, translating into MSQIVVKRPPRSLPPEVPTEELTLEAPPELPRGQQEGMLMQILPVLGMGSSVVFFFSPQAPPFMRIMGVLMLVSTVGMVVAQLVRHRRGTQGQMADVRRDYLKYLAQTRRTVRRTARSQRDVQLYLHPAPEQLWSVVAEGSRVWERRVGDKDFAQVRVGLGAQQLSTPLAAPDTAPVDELEPMCAGAMQQFLAVHGSLDGLPMAVSMRAFYHVTVSGQPEAAQSTARSLVAQLVTLHSPEDLMVAVVAAPSAVARWDWTKWLPHTQVPGQVDGAGTKRLFGDDLGELEQLLASRLDGRPRFGRESQPVLDQPHVVVVLDGGMVPPDSLFAAAEGLQGVTIVEVVSGELDEQRGGLSVVVRPGLLRLESGARLAYEGLPDGMSLPAAEALARQLAPLRMGGGDDDEPLLANLDFTDLLNLGDAGSVDVARTWRPRSVSERLRVPIGIGEDGQPVMLDLKEAAQEGMGPHGLCVGATGSGKSELLRTLVLGLAVTHSSETLNFVLADFKGGATFAGMSQMPHVAAVITNLADDLTLVDRMGDAIRGELQRRQELLRSAGNYANMHDYEKARAAGAALEPLASLVLVIDEFSELLTAKPDFIDMFIQIGRIGRSLGVHLLLASQRLEEGKLRGLDTYLSYRVGLRTFSAAESRTALGVPDAYHLPSVPGSGYLKFGTDEMTRFKAAYVSGTYRTGGPDLSVGQLPIDRRPAVFSAAPVPVVYAAPDPAQLAAARSTADDDALADTVLDVIVRRLEGQGVPAHQVWLPPLDRAPTLDQLLPGLAPTSDRGFSSTEYTRPGGLTVPLGLIDKPFEQRREVLYRDFSGAAGHMMVVGGPQSGKSTMMRALVSSFALTHTPHEVQFYGLDFGGGGLVSLAELPHVGGMASRLDPERVRRTVAEVAGVLNRREEFFRSHSIDSIATYRRKRARGELPGEPWGDVFLVIDGWGGFRAEYEMLEQTVTDIASRGLGYGIHVIITAARYMEVRAALKDQILGRLELRLGDVMDSEFDRKVASNVPAGVPGRGQVPEKLHFMGALPRIDSVSSGADLSDGTAAFVGAVKANWSGPSAPAVRLLPRKLPADQLPKGFEFPERGIAIGIDETALEPVFVNFETDPFFLIFGESESGKTNLLRLIAKQIAERYSPDEAKLVVGDYRRALLGALPESHLLEYAPMASSMQMHMEALSGVFARRQPPTDVTPQQLRDRSWWSGPQIFIIVDDYDLVATNAGNPLAPLAEYLPFARDTGVRFIIARNSAGASRSMYESFMQRIKELGAQGVVLSGDPGEGELIGSVRGHAMPPGRGYFASRRRGTPLVQIGRLPEQH; encoded by the coding sequence GTGAGCCAGATCGTCGTGAAACGACCTCCGCGGTCTCTGCCGCCGGAAGTACCCACGGAAGAATTGACGTTGGAGGCTCCTCCCGAACTGCCGCGCGGGCAGCAGGAGGGCATGCTGATGCAGATCCTGCCGGTGCTCGGCATGGGTTCCTCGGTGGTCTTCTTCTTCTCGCCGCAGGCACCTCCGTTCATGCGGATCATGGGTGTGCTGATGCTGGTCTCGACCGTCGGAATGGTGGTCGCCCAGCTTGTCCGGCATCGTCGTGGTACGCAGGGGCAAATGGCAGATGTCCGGCGCGACTACCTCAAGTACCTGGCCCAGACGCGGCGGACGGTACGCCGGACGGCGCGTTCGCAGCGCGATGTGCAGCTGTATCTGCACCCCGCGCCGGAGCAGCTGTGGTCGGTGGTCGCCGAGGGCAGCCGGGTCTGGGAACGGCGCGTCGGGGACAAGGACTTCGCGCAGGTCAGGGTCGGGCTCGGGGCGCAGCAGCTGTCGACGCCGCTGGCCGCTCCGGACACCGCGCCGGTGGATGAGCTGGAGCCGATGTGCGCCGGTGCGATGCAGCAGTTCCTGGCGGTGCACGGGTCGTTGGACGGGCTGCCGATGGCGGTCTCGATGCGGGCCTTCTACCACGTGACGGTCTCCGGGCAGCCGGAGGCGGCGCAGTCGACGGCCCGCTCGCTGGTGGCGCAGTTGGTGACGCTGCACTCCCCCGAGGATCTGATGGTCGCGGTGGTGGCGGCGCCGAGCGCGGTGGCGCGCTGGGACTGGACGAAGTGGCTGCCGCACACGCAGGTTCCCGGGCAGGTCGACGGGGCCGGTACGAAGCGGCTGTTCGGTGATGATCTGGGCGAGCTGGAGCAGTTGCTGGCGAGCCGGCTGGACGGGCGGCCGCGGTTCGGCCGGGAGAGCCAGCCGGTGCTGGACCAGCCGCATGTCGTGGTGGTCCTGGACGGCGGGATGGTGCCGCCGGACTCGCTGTTCGCGGCGGCCGAGGGTCTGCAGGGCGTGACGATCGTCGAGGTGGTCTCCGGTGAGCTGGACGAGCAGCGCGGTGGCCTTTCGGTGGTGGTACGGCCGGGGCTGCTGAGGCTGGAGTCCGGTGCGAGGCTCGCGTACGAGGGGTTGCCCGACGGAATGTCGCTGCCGGCCGCCGAGGCGCTGGCCAGGCAGCTCGCCCCGCTGCGGATGGGCGGGGGCGACGACGACGAACCGCTGCTGGCCAACCTGGACTTCACGGATCTGCTGAATCTGGGGGACGCGGGTTCGGTCGATGTGGCGCGTACCTGGCGGCCGCGTTCGGTGTCGGAGCGGCTGCGGGTGCCGATCGGTATCGGCGAGGACGGCCAGCCGGTGATGCTGGACCTGAAGGAGGCCGCGCAGGAGGGCATGGGGCCGCACGGGCTGTGTGTCGGTGCGACCGGTTCCGGCAAGTCGGAGCTGCTGCGGACGCTGGTGCTGGGGCTCGCGGTCACGCACTCGTCGGAGACGCTGAACTTCGTCCTCGCGGACTTCAAGGGCGGCGCGACGTTCGCCGGGATGTCGCAGATGCCGCATGTGGCGGCGGTCATCACCAACCTGGCGGACGACCTGACGCTGGTGGACCGCATGGGTGACGCGATCCGCGGTGAACTCCAGCGCCGTCAGGAGCTGCTGCGGTCGGCGGGCAACTACGCCAACATGCACGACTACGAGAAGGCGCGGGCCGCGGGTGCCGCGCTGGAGCCGCTGGCCTCGCTGGTCCTGGTGATCGACGAGTTCTCCGAACTCCTCACCGCGAAGCCGGACTTCATCGACATGTTCATCCAGATCGGCCGCATCGGCCGTTCGCTGGGTGTGCATCTGCTGCTGGCCTCGCAGCGTCTGGAGGAGGGCAAGCTGCGCGGTCTGGACACGTATCTCTCCTACCGGGTCGGTCTGCGGACCTTCTCGGCCGCGGAGTCGCGTACGGCGCTGGGTGTGCCGGACGCGTACCACCTGCCGTCGGTGCCCGGTTCCGGCTATCTCAAGTTCGGTACGGACGAGATGACCCGGTTCAAGGCGGCGTACGTGTCGGGGACGTACCGCACGGGCGGTCCCGATCTGTCGGTGGGACAGCTGCCGATCGACCGGCGGCCCGCGGTGTTCAGTGCCGCTCCGGTGCCGGTGGTGTACGCGGCCCCGGATCCGGCGCAGTTGGCGGCCGCCCGGTCGACGGCGGACGACGACGCGCTGGCCGACACGGTGCTCGATGTGATCGTGCGGCGTCTTGAGGGCCAGGGGGTGCCGGCCCACCAGGTGTGGCTGCCGCCGCTGGACCGGGCGCCGACGCTGGACCAGTTGCTGCCGGGGCTCGCGCCGACGTCGGACCGGGGGTTCTCCTCGACCGAGTACACGCGTCCGGGCGGTCTGACCGTGCCGCTGGGGCTGATCGACAAGCCGTTCGAGCAGCGGCGTGAGGTGCTGTACCGGGACTTCTCCGGTGCGGCCGGTCACATGATGGTGGTCGGTGGTCCGCAGTCCGGGAAGTCGACCATGATGCGGGCGCTGGTCTCCTCGTTCGCGCTCACCCACACCCCGCACGAGGTGCAGTTCTACGGTCTCGACTTCGGCGGTGGCGGTCTTGTGTCGCTGGCGGAGCTGCCGCACGTCGGCGGGATGGCCTCCCGGCTGGACCCGGAACGGGTGCGCCGTACGGTCGCCGAGGTGGCCGGGGTCCTCAACCGGCGCGAGGAGTTCTTCCGCTCCCACTCCATCGACTCGATCGCCACCTACCGGCGCAAGCGCGCCCGGGGAGAGCTGCCCGGCGAGCCGTGGGGCGATGTGTTCCTGGTGATCGACGGCTGGGGCGGCTTCCGGGCCGAGTACGAGATGCTGGAGCAGACCGTCACCGACATCGCCTCGCGCGGTCTCGGGTACGGCATCCATGTGATCATCACGGCGGCCAGGTACATGGAGGTCCGGGCGGCGCTGAAGGACCAGATCCTCGGCCGGCTCGAACTGCGGCTGGGCGATGTGATGGACTCCGAGTTCGACCGCAAGGTCGCCTCGAACGTGCCCGCGGGGGTGCCCGGCCGTGGTCAGGTGCCGGAGAAGCTGCACTTCATGGGCGCTCTGCCGCGTATCGACTCCGTCAGCAGCGGTGCGGATCTCTCCGACGGCACCGCGGCGTTCGTCGGGGCGGTGAAGGCGAACTGGTCGGGGCCCTCGGCACCCGCGGTGCGGCTGCTGCCGCGCAAGCTGCCCGCGGACCAGCTGCCCAAGGGGTTCGAGTTCCCGGAGCGGGGCATCGCGATCGGGATCGACGAGACGGCGCTGGAGCCGGTGTTCGTCAACTTCGAGACGGACCCGTTCTTCCTGATCTTCGGCGAGAGCGAGTCCGGCAAGACCAATCTGCTGCGGCTGATCGCCAAGCAGATCGCGGAGCGGTACTCCCCCGACGAGGCGAAGCTCGTCGTCGGCGACTACCGGCGGGCGCTGCTGGGCGCGCTGCCGGAGTCCCATCTGCTGGAGTACGCGCCGATGGCCAGCTCCATGCAGATGCACATGGAGGCGTTGTCGGGGGTGTTCGCGCGGCGCCAGCCGCCGACGGATGTGACTCCTCAGCAGCTGCGGGACCGCAGTTGGTGGAGCGGTCCGCAGATCTTCATCATCGTGGACGACTACGACCTGGTGGCGACGAACGCGGGCAATCCGCTGGCTCCGCTGGCGGAGTATCTGCCGTTCGCCCGGGACACCGGGGTGCGGTTCATCATCGCCCGTAACTCGGCGGGGGCGTCGAGGTCGATGTACGAGTCGTTCATGCAGCGGATCAAGGAACTGGGCGCGCAGGGCGTCGTCCTGTCCGGCGATCCGGGCGAGGGCGAGCTGATCGGCTCGGTGCGCGGCCACGCGATGCCGCCGGGGCGCGGGTACTTCGCGTCGCGCAGGCGCGGTACGCCGCTGGTGCAGATCGGGCGGTTGCCGGAGCAGCACTGA
- the eccD gene encoding type VII secretion integral membrane protein EccD, with amino-acid sequence MSTTAATGFCRVTVVAPDSRIDVALPEDIAVADVYPEILRLTGQTQAAGTPTGFHLVRRDGTVLDGARTLAAQQVLDGELLSLRPFAQSLPPAVFDDVSDAVASAVTRDRHLWSDELLRGAGLVGGVLLLVLMGFVLWFADPVRHDMHSLPGIIAGSAGLLLTAFAGVRARVYTDRATAVALGLGALPLVLIAGSGIVGPDAGQGPGRLQFLLGCVAVLLASVVLVALTPSGDAPFVAATFLATVGTLATFLAILTEASATQTAAVCAPVALGLVAFLPGLSARFARLPIGYASPRTAPGGYEDDFADPNAPMGDPEPVDAERIAAQARRGHEMLLGLVGGCAAVAVGSAAVLGFSDNIWGQVLALAAGLAMLLRARLFRYTSQVACVLVAGIGAITLLVLGLSLNPPTDLLYDLVRYGDRGSLDIRTIWLSAAVAAGAALFTAIGLVIPRKGLSPFWGRLLDLTESALLLSLVPLCLAVLDVFAKARALTS; translated from the coding sequence GTGAGTACGACCGCAGCGACGGGTTTCTGCCGCGTCACTGTCGTGGCGCCCGACAGCCGGATCGACGTCGCCCTGCCGGAAGACATCGCCGTCGCCGACGTCTACCCGGAGATCCTGCGTCTCACGGGCCAGACGCAGGCGGCCGGAACACCGACCGGCTTTCACCTCGTACGCCGCGACGGCACGGTCCTGGACGGCGCCAGAACCCTCGCCGCCCAGCAGGTGCTCGACGGCGAACTGCTCAGCCTGCGCCCGTTCGCGCAGTCGCTGCCGCCCGCCGTCTTCGACGACGTCTCGGACGCCGTCGCCTCGGCCGTCACCCGCGACCGCCATCTGTGGAGCGACGAACTCCTGCGCGGCGCGGGCCTGGTCGGCGGCGTCCTGCTGCTCGTCCTCATGGGCTTCGTGCTCTGGTTCGCCGACCCGGTCCGGCACGACATGCACAGCCTGCCCGGCATCATCGCGGGCTCCGCCGGACTGCTGCTGACCGCCTTCGCCGGCGTACGCGCCCGGGTCTACACGGACCGCGCCACGGCCGTCGCACTCGGTCTGGGCGCACTTCCGCTGGTCCTCATCGCCGGCTCCGGCATCGTCGGCCCGGACGCCGGCCAGGGACCCGGCCGGCTCCAGTTCCTGCTCGGCTGCGTCGCCGTCCTGCTGGCCTCGGTCGTCCTGGTCGCCCTCACCCCCAGCGGTGACGCGCCCTTCGTCGCGGCCACCTTCCTGGCCACCGTCGGCACCCTGGCCACCTTCCTCGCGATCCTCACCGAGGCATCGGCCACCCAGACCGCCGCCGTCTGCGCCCCGGTGGCACTCGGCCTCGTCGCCTTCCTGCCCGGCCTCTCCGCCCGCTTCGCCCGGCTGCCCATCGGATACGCCTCACCGCGCACCGCCCCCGGTGGTTACGAGGACGACTTCGCCGACCCGAACGCCCCCATGGGCGACCCCGAGCCCGTCGACGCCGAGCGCATCGCCGCCCAGGCCCGCCGGGGCCACGAGATGCTCCTGGGCCTGGTCGGCGGCTGCGCCGCCGTGGCCGTCGGGTCCGCCGCGGTCCTCGGCTTCTCGGACAACATCTGGGGCCAGGTCCTCGCGCTCGCCGCAGGACTCGCGATGCTGCTCCGCGCCCGCCTGTTCCGCTACACCTCCCAGGTCGCCTGCGTCCTGGTGGCCGGCATCGGCGCCATCACCCTGCTCGTCCTCGGCCTCTCCCTGAACCCGCCCACGGACCTGCTGTACGACCTGGTCCGCTACGGTGACCGCGGCTCCCTGGACATCCGTACGATCTGGCTCTCCGCGGCCGTGGCCGCGGGCGCGGCCCTGTTCACCGCGATCGGCCTCGTCATCCCGCGCAAGGGTCTCTCACCCTTCTGGGGCCGTCTCCTCGACCTCACCGAGAGCGCCCTGCTGCTCTCCCTGGTCCCGCTCTGCCTGGCCGTGCTGGACGTCTTCGCGAAGGCCAGGGCCCTCACCAGCTGA
- the rpsO gene encoding 30S ribosomal protein S15, with protein sequence MPLDAATKKQIMSEFAQKEGDTGSPEVQVAMLSRRISDLTEHLKTHKHDHHSRRGLLILVGQRRRLLQYLAKKDIQRFRALVDRLGIRRGAAGGAK encoded by the coding sequence GTGCCGCTCGACGCCGCTACGAAGAAGCAGATCATGTCCGAGTTCGCCCAGAAGGAGGGTGACACCGGTTCCCCCGAGGTTCAGGTCGCCATGCTCTCCCGCCGGATCTCGGACCTGACGGAGCACCTCAAGACGCACAAGCACGACCACCACTCCCGTCGTGGTCTGCTGATCCTGGTCGGCCAGCGTCGCCGCCTCCTGCAGTACCTTGCCAAGAAGGACATCCAGCGCTTCCGTGCGCTCGTCGACCGCCTCGGCATCCGCCGCGGCGCGGCCGGCGGCGCCAAGTAA
- a CDS encoding polyribonucleotide nucleotidyltransferase translates to MENETHYAEAVIDNGTFGTRTIRFETGRLAKQAAGSAVAYLDDDTMVLSATTASKRPKDNLDFFPLTVDVEERQYAAGKIPGSFFRREGRPSEDAILTCRLIDRPLRPSFKKGLRNEIQIVETIMALNPDHLYDVVAINAASCSTILAGLPFSGPIGATRVALIKGQWVAFPTHTELEDAVFDMVVAGRVLEDGDVAIMMVEAEATEKTIQLVKDGAEAPTEEIVAAGLDAAKPFIKALCKAQSDLASKAAKPVGEFPVFLDYQDDVFDALSSAVTSELTQALTIAGKQDREAELDRVKEIAAEKLLPAFEGREKEISAAYRSLTKKLVRERVIKDKVRIDGRGVTDIRTLAAEVEAIPRVHGSALFERGETQILGVTTLNMLRMEQQLDTLSPVTRKRYMHNYNFPPYSVGETGRVGSPKRREIGHGALAERAIVPVLPSREEFPYAIRQVSEALGSNGSTSMGSVCASTMSLLNAGVPLKAAVAGIAMGLISQEIDGKTHYVALTDILGAEDAFGDMDFKVAGTKQFVTALQLDTKLDGIPASVLAAALKQARDARLHILDVMNEAIDVPDEMSPNAPRIITVKIPVDKIGEVIGPKGKMINQIQEDTGADITIEDDGTIYIGAQQGSQAEAARATINAIANPTMPEVGERYLGTVVKTTTFGAFVSLMPGKDGLLHISQIRKLAGGKRVENVEDVLGVGAKVQVEIAEIDSRGKLSLIPVVEGEEADEKDDAAK, encoded by the coding sequence GTGGAGAACGAGACCCACTACGCCGAGGCCGTTATCGACAACGGAACCTTCGGCACCCGCACCATCCGCTTCGAGACGGGCCGCCTGGCCAAGCAGGCCGCCGGCTCCGCCGTCGCGTACCTGGACGACGACACCATGGTGCTGTCGGCCACCACCGCTTCCAAGCGGCCCAAGGACAACCTCGACTTCTTCCCCCTCACGGTGGACGTCGAGGAGCGGCAGTACGCGGCCGGCAAGATCCCCGGCTCCTTCTTCCGTCGTGAGGGCCGGCCCTCCGAGGACGCGATCCTCACCTGCCGCCTGATCGACCGCCCGCTGCGCCCCTCCTTCAAGAAGGGCCTGCGCAACGAGATCCAGATCGTCGAGACGATCATGGCGCTCAACCCCGACCACCTGTACGACGTGGTCGCGATCAACGCCGCCTCCTGCTCCACCATCCTGGCGGGCCTGCCCTTCTCCGGCCCGATCGGCGCCACCCGCGTCGCCCTGATCAAGGGCCAGTGGGTCGCGTTCCCGACGCACACCGAGCTCGAGGACGCCGTCTTCGACATGGTCGTCGCCGGTCGCGTCCTGGAGGACGGCGACGTCGCGATCATGATGGTCGAGGCCGAGGCCACCGAGAAGACCATCCAGCTCGTCAAGGACGGCGCCGAGGCTCCCACCGAGGAGATCGTCGCCGCCGGTCTGGACGCCGCGAAGCCCTTCATCAAGGCGCTCTGCAAGGCCCAGTCCGACCTGGCCTCCAAGGCCGCCAAGCCGGTCGGCGAGTTCCCGGTCTTCCTGGACTACCAGGACGACGTCTTCGACGCGCTCTCCAGCGCCGTCACCTCCGAGCTGACCCAGGCGCTCACCATCGCCGGCAAGCAGGACCGCGAGGCCGAGCTGGACCGCGTCAAGGAGATCGCCGCCGAGAAGCTGCTCCCGGCCTTCGAGGGCCGCGAGAAGGAGATCTCCGCCGCGTACCGTTCGCTGACCAAGAAGCTGGTCCGCGAGCGCGTCATCAAGGACAAGGTCCGCATCGACGGCCGTGGCGTCACGGACATCCGTACGCTCGCCGCCGAGGTCGAGGCCATCCCGCGCGTGCACGGCTCGGCGCTCTTCGAGCGTGGCGAGACCCAGATCCTGGGCGTCACCACCCTCAACATGCTCCGTATGGAGCAGCAGCTGGACACCCTTTCCCCGGTGACCCGCAAGCGCTACATGCACAACTACAACTTCCCGCCGTACTCCGTCGGTGAGACCGGCCGCGTGGGCTCGCCCAAGCGCCGCGAGATCGGCCACGGCGCACTCGCCGAGCGCGCGATCGTTCCGGTCCTGCCCTCGCGCGAGGAGTTCCCCTACGCGATCCGCCAGGTCTCCGAGGCGCTGGGCTCCAACGGCTCGACGTCCATGGGCTCGGTCTGCGCCTCCACCATGTCGCTGCTGAACGCCGGTGTGCCGCTCAAGGCCGCCGTCGCCGGTATCGCCATGGGCCTGATCTCGCAGGAGATCGACGGCAAGACGCACTACGTCGCCCTCACCGACATCCTCGGTGCGGAGGACGCCTTCGGCGACATGGACTTCAAGGTCGCCGGTACGAAGCAGTTCGTGACCGCGCTCCAGCTCGACACCAAGCTCGACGGCATCCCCGCCTCGGTCCTGGCCGCCGCGCTGAAGCAGGCCCGTGACGCGCGTCTGCACATCCTGGACGTCATGAACGAGGCCATCGACGTCCCGGACGAGATGTCCCCGAACGCCCCGCGGATCATCACCGTCAAGATCCCGGTGGACAAGATCGGTGAGGTCATCGGCCCCAAGGGCAAGATGATCAACCAGATCCAGGAGGACACCGGCGCCGACATCACGATCGAGGACGACGGCACCATCTACATCGGTGCCCAGCAGGGCTCGCAGGCCGAGGCCGCGCGCGCCACGATCAACGCGATCGCCAACCCGACCATGCCGGAGGTCGGCGAGCGTTACCTGGGTACGGTCGTCAAGACCACCACCTTCGGTGCGTTCGTCTCCCTCATGCCCGGCAAGGACGGCCTGCTGCACATCTCGCAGATCCGCAAGCTCGCCGGTGGCAAGCGCGTGGAGAACGTCGAGGACGTGCTCGGCGTCGGCGCCAAGGTCCAGGTCGAGATCGCCGAGATCGACTCCCGCGGCAAGCTCTCCCTGATCCCCGTGGTCGAGGGCGAAGAGGCCGACGAGAAGGACGACGCCGCCAAGTGA
- a CDS encoding M16 family metallopeptidase translates to MTSRSSVTTARTSSKARAVARTQTLLKGTNGIGTVRRTVLPGGLRIVTETLPSVRSATFGIWANVGSRDETPTLNGATHYLEHLLFKGTAKRSALDISAALDAVGGEMNAFTAKEYTCYYARVLDTDLPLAIDVVCDMLTGSLITPEDVDAERGVILEEIAMTEDDPGDCVHDLFAHTMLGDTPLGRPVLGTVDTINALNRGQIDRFYKKHYDPTHLVVAAAGNVDHATVVRQVRRAFERSGALSRADAVPMAPREGSRTLRTAGRVELLNRKTEQAHVVLGMPGLARTDERRWALGVLNTALGGGMSSRLFQEVREKRGLAYSVYSYTSGFADCGLFGVYAGCRPSQVHDVLKICRDELDRVAADGLSDEEIGRAIGQLSGSTVLGLEDTGALMNRIGKSELCWGEQMSVDDMLGRIAAVTPDDVRAVAGEVLGHRPSLSVIGPLKDKQADRLHEAVS, encoded by the coding sequence GTGACGTCCCGTAGTTCCGTGACGACGGCCCGCACCTCCTCCAAGGCGCGGGCCGTCGCCCGTACCCAGACGCTTCTCAAGGGCACCAACGGCATCGGTACGGTCCGCCGCACCGTCCTCCCGGGCGGTCTGCGCATCGTCACCGAGACGCTGCCCTCCGTACGCTCCGCCACCTTCGGGATCTGGGCCAACGTCGGATCACGCGACGAGACCCCCACCCTGAACGGCGCGACGCACTACCTCGAACACCTCCTCTTCAAGGGCACGGCCAAGCGCAGTGCCCTCGACATCTCCGCCGCGCTCGACGCGGTCGGCGGCGAGATGAACGCCTTCACGGCGAAGGAGTACACCTGCTACTACGCGCGGGTCCTCGACACGGACCTGCCGCTGGCCATCGATGTCGTCTGCGACATGCTGACCGGCTCGCTGATCACCCCCGAGGACGTCGACGCCGAGCGCGGAGTCATCCTCGAAGAGATCGCGATGACGGAGGACGACCCGGGCGACTGCGTGCACGACCTGTTCGCGCACACCATGCTCGGCGACACCCCCCTGGGCCGCCCGGTCCTGGGCACCGTGGACACGATCAACGCGCTGAACCGCGGCCAGATCGACCGCTTCTACAAGAAGCACTACGACCCCACGCACCTCGTCGTCGCCGCGGCGGGCAACGTCGACCACGCCACGGTCGTACGTCAGGTCCGCAGGGCCTTCGAGCGCTCCGGCGCCCTGTCCCGCGCAGACGCCGTCCCGATGGCACCGCGCGAGGGCTCACGCACCCTGCGCACCGCCGGCCGGGTGGAACTGCTCAACCGCAAGACCGAGCAGGCCCACGTCGTCCTCGGCATGCCGGGTCTCGCGCGCACCGACGAACGCCGCTGGGCGCTCGGCGTACTCAACACCGCCCTCGGCGGCGGCATGAGCTCCCGCCTCTTCCAGGAGGTACGGGAGAAGCGCGGCCTGGCCTACAGCGTGTACTCGTACACCTCGGGCTTCGCCGACTGCGGGCTCTTCGGCGTGTACGCGGGCTGCCGGCCCAGCCAGGTGCACGACGTCCTGAAGATCTGCCGCGACGAGCTCGACCGCGTCGCGGCCGACGGCCTCAGCGACGAGGAGATCGGCCGGGCCATCGGTCAGCTCTCCGGTTCCACGGTCCTCGGCCTGGAGGACACCGGCGCGCTGATGAACCGGATCGGCAAGAGCGAGCTGTGCTGGGGCGAGCAGATGTCGGTCGACGACATGCTCGGCCGGATCGCGGCGGTCACCCCCGACGACGTACGCGCGGTGGCGGGCGAGGTCCTGGGACACCGGCCCTCGCTCTCCGTCATCGGCCCGCTCAAGGACAAGCAGGCGGACCGCCTCCACGAAGCGGTCTCCTAA
- the dapB gene encoding 4-hydroxy-tetrahydrodipicolinate reductase: MSKLRVAVLGAKGRIGAEAVRAVEAADDMELVAALGRGDKLETLADTGAQVVVELTTPASVMGNLDFCVRHGIHAVVGTTGWTDERLAQLGTWLDGSPETGVLIAPNFSIGAVLTMRFAEQAARYFESVEVIELHHPNKVDAPSGTATRTAQLIAAAREKAGRAAQPDATTTALDGARGADVDGVPVHAIRLRGLLAHQEVLLGGEGETLTIRHDSLHHSSFMPGILLGTRRVVTTPGLTFGLEHFLDLN; this comes from the coding sequence ATGAGCAAGCTGCGCGTAGCCGTTCTCGGCGCCAAGGGCCGTATCGGAGCCGAGGCGGTACGAGCCGTCGAGGCCGCCGACGACATGGAGCTGGTGGCTGCCCTGGGCCGGGGCGACAAGCTGGAGACCCTCGCGGACACCGGCGCCCAGGTCGTCGTCGAGCTCACCACCCCCGCATCGGTGATGGGCAACCTCGACTTCTGTGTCCGGCACGGCATCCACGCCGTCGTCGGTACCACGGGCTGGACCGACGAACGGCTCGCGCAGCTCGGCACCTGGCTCGACGGCTCCCCGGAGACCGGGGTGCTCATCGCGCCGAACTTCTCCATCGGCGCGGTCCTCACGATGAGGTTCGCCGAGCAGGCCGCCCGTTACTTCGAGTCCGTCGAGGTCATTGAGCTGCACCACCCGAACAAGGTCGACGCGCCCTCCGGCACCGCCACCCGTACGGCCCAGCTGATCGCGGCCGCCCGCGAGAAGGCCGGCCGCGCCGCGCAGCCGGACGCCACCACCACGGCTCTGGACGGTGCCCGCGGCGCGGACGTCGACGGGGTCCCGGTCCACGCGATCCGGCTCCGCGGGCTCCTCGCCCACCAGGAAGTGCTGCTCGGCGGCGAGGGCGAGACCCTCACCATCCGCCACGATTCCCTGCACCACAGCAGCTTCATGCCGGGCATCCTGCTCGGTACGCGCCGTGTGGTGACCACTCCGGGCCTCACCTTCGGCCTGGAACACTTCCTCGACCTGAACTGA
- a CDS encoding tetratricopeptide repeat protein, with amino-acid sequence MRAKITYVVTAAVLVFYFALVGSRGLLLIRHGTLLTVAFGVSVLVLPVIGVWFLWKNTQFVRRANALAAELEAEGGLPIDELVRTPAGRIDRDSADAVFARRREETEDTPDDWRCWFRLAVAYQDARDTPRARKAMQRAIALHGPRRAESSPSGG; translated from the coding sequence ATGCGCGCAAAGATCACCTACGTTGTCACCGCCGCCGTCCTGGTCTTCTACTTCGCCCTGGTCGGCAGCCGTGGCCTGCTCCTCATTCGGCACGGCACGCTGCTGACGGTCGCGTTCGGCGTCTCGGTACTGGTGCTGCCGGTGATCGGCGTCTGGTTCCTCTGGAAGAACACCCAGTTCGTCCGCAGGGCCAACGCGCTGGCGGCCGAGCTGGAAGCGGAGGGCGGGCTCCCCATCGACGAACTGGTCCGTACCCCGGCAGGCCGTATCGACCGCGACTCCGCCGACGCCGTGTTCGCCCGTCGACGCGAGGAGACCGAGGACACCCCGGACGACTGGCGCTGCTGGTTCCGTCTGGCGGTCGCCTACCAGGACGCGAGGGACACCCCGCGCGCCCGCAAGGCGATGCAACGGGCGATCGCACTGCACGGCCCGCGCCGAGCGGAATCGAGCCCGTCCGGCGGCTGA